The Manihot esculenta cultivar AM560-2 chromosome 1, M.esculenta_v8, whole genome shotgun sequence genome has a window encoding:
- the LOC110626876 gene encoding uncharacterized protein LOC110626876, with translation MALWSILLEILKRPTFGDVLAELVMFVIPLWIAVIVGVLVGWAWKPKWANLGRTMLDSSVSKDSVKAVASPPSSLITTLNSMKFQLPSFMSRTAEDGVQKDSSSAPPDIRDDSSSSQLQKDKSSIVNEDDLEILCKLVEDKDGGAPWIQMMDRSSPTMSYQAWRKDPEIGPTQYRTRTVFEDATPEIVRDFFWDDEFRLKWDDMVIHAAILEECPTTGTMVVQWIRKFPFFCSDREYIIGRRIWESGRSYYCITKGVPCSSVPRRNKPRRVDLFYSSWCIRAVESKRGDGQLTACEVLLFHHEDMGIPSEIAKLGIRHGMWGAVKKIEPGLRSYQKHRANGGPLSRCAFMAQINTKVSVDYLRCLESSASSSSSEVENQDSSSRKPGGNMPRLLLIGGAIVLACTLDQGLLTKAVIFGVARRLAKIGRWS, from the exons ATGGCTTTGTGGTCCATTTTATTGGAGATTTTGAAGAGACCCACTTTTGGGGATGTCCTGGCTGAGCTCGTTATGTTTGTGATTCCTTTGTGGATTGCAGTTATTGTTGGGGTTTTAGTAGGATGGGCATGGAAGCCTAAATGGGCCAATTTGGGTAGAACAATGTTGGATTCTTCTGTCTCAAAGGACTCTGTAAAAGCTGTAGCATCACCGCCATCGTCGTTGATCACCACCTTGAATTCAATGAAGTTTCAGTTGCCCAGTTTCATGTCTAGGACTGCCGAAGATGGAGTTCAGAAGGACTCTTCCTCTGCGCCACCTGACATTAGGGATGATTCCAG TTCTTCACAGTTGCAAAAGGATAAATCCAGCATAGTGAATGAAGATGATTTAGAGATTTTGTGTAAACTTGTAGAAGACAAAGATGGTGGTGCTCCTTGGATTCAGATGATGGATCGTTCCAGCCCAACTATGAGCTATCAAGCTTGGCGTAAAGATCCTGAG ATTGGCCCTACGCAATATCGTACCAGAACTGTTTTTGAGGATGCTACTCCTGAAATAGTGAGGGATTTCTTCTGGGATGACGAATTTCGGTTGAAGTGGGACGACATGGTTATACATGCTGCAATTTTGGAGGAGTGCCCAACCACAGGAACCATGGTAGTCCAGTGGATACGCAAG TTTCCCTTTTTTTGCAGTGACAGAGAATACATCATAGGCCGTCGGATTTGGGAATCTGGTCGATCTTATTACTGTATTACAAAG GGTGTTCCTTGCTCTTCTGTGCCAAGACGTAACAAACCAAGACGTGTTGATTTGTTCTATTCAAGCTGGTGCATTCGTGCAG TTGAATCAAAAAGAGGGGATGGCCAGCTGACTGCATGTGAGGTGCTACTGTTCCATCATGAAGATATGGGTATTCCTTCGGAAATTGCAAAGCTTGGAATCCGGCATGGTATGTGGGGAGCAGTGAAGAAGATAGAGCCAGGTTTACGTTCATATCAGAAGCACAGAGCAAATGGAGGTCCACTCTCACGCTGTGCTTTCATGGCTCAGATCAACACCAAAGTGAGCGTAGACTACCTGAGATGTTTGGAAAGCAGTGCTAGTAGTTCTTCCTCAGAGGTTGAGAACCAGGACTCTTCTTCCAGGAAACCGGGTGGAAACATGCCTAGGCTGCTATTGATTGGCGGAGCTATTGTCCTTGCTTGTACTCTTGACCAGGGCCTATTAACTAAGGCAGTTATATTTGGTGTAGCTAGAAGGTTAGCAAAAATTGGGAGGTGGTCGTGA